Proteins from a single region of Cytophagaceae bacterium:
- a CDS encoding LacI family DNA-binding transcriptional regulator, whose translation MKPKAATLKVIADKLGLSISTVSRALRGMPEINTETREAVLEFSKKLNYKLPSVANAGAVDQAFLIAVIVPELNYFFQQVIKGIEENALVAGFSVVYVISNESYGRELTLVNRLINHKVDGFLVCKTQESTSEEHFKHIVKLNKPLIFLDRKSHKVPGASFLINHKLAGKKVVEHLLEKGYKKIYFLGTETNYNKESSLEQGVLEAMESNRKDDYSRNFVFGDFDLESAYEKAMEILNSNDRPDAFIASSDSAAAGILKAVRDQGYNIPKDIGIIGYYDKPISSALTPTLSSVSIPATELGKRAVNMLIEQVHLGFETSDATILLEPEVVPRESTNLQRRFFGL comes from the coding sequence ATGAAGCCCAAGGCCGCCACTTTAAAAGTCATTGCCGACAAACTAGGTTTGTCGATTTCAACTGTATCCCGTGCTCTCAGGGGCATGCCCGAAATCAATACCGAAACCCGCGAGGCGGTTTTGGAATTTTCAAAAAAACTCAATTACAAGTTGCCATCGGTGGCCAACGCAGGAGCAGTGGATCAGGCATTTCTGATCGCAGTAATTGTACCTGAGCTCAATTATTTTTTTCAACAAGTAATAAAAGGAATTGAAGAAAATGCATTGGTTGCCGGGTTTTCGGTAGTCTATGTCATTAGTAATGAATCTTATGGTAGAGAGTTGACACTCGTCAACCGGCTGATTAACCATAAAGTTGACGGATTTTTGGTATGCAAAACCCAGGAAAGCACTAGCGAAGAACACTTTAAACATATCGTAAAGCTAAACAAACCGCTGATTTTTCTTGATCGAAAAAGTCATAAAGTACCCGGAGCTTCTTTTTTGATAAACCATAAATTGGCTGGAAAAAAAGTAGTGGAGCATCTTTTGGAAAAAGGCTATAAGAAAATTTACTTTTTAGGCACCGAAACTAACTACAATAAAGAGAGTAGCCTTGAGCAGGGAGTTCTGGAAGCTATGGAATCAAATCGAAAAGACGACTATTCAAGGAATTTCGTTTTCGGGGATTTTGATCTGGAATCAGCCTACGAAAAAGCCATGGAAATCCTCAATTCCAATGACCGCCCCGATGCCTTTATTGCTTCGAGTGATTCGGCCGCAGCTGGTATCCTGAAAGCCGTGAGAGACCAGGGGTACAACATTCCCAAAGACATTGGTATTATTGGATATTACGACAAGCCCATATCAAGTGCTTTAACACCGACTTTAAGTTCGGTGAGCATTCCTGCCACTGAACTTGGAAAACGAGCGGTAAATATGCTCATTGAGCAAGTACATCTTGGGTTTGAAACCAGCGATGCAACCATTTTGTTGGAGCCCGAGGTGGTACCTCGTGAATCAACAAATTTACAAAGAAGGTTTTTTGGCCTTTAA
- the murQ gene encoding N-acetylmuramic acid 6-phosphate etherase, translated as MSKNLNLEGLSTEAPSNHNNLEKKSLSEILQGINQEDKTIPFAVEKAIPQIEALVSEIVERMKNGGRLFYIGAGTSGRLGILDASECPPTYGVPPTMVVGIIAGGDFAIRNAVENAEDDPQQAWKDLSEYNIGPNDSVVGIAASGRTPYVEGGLNDANKNGLLTGCIVCNENSPVATEAQYPVEVVVGPEYVTGSTRMKSGTAQKLVLNMISTSIMIKLGKVKGNIMVDMQLSNDKLVERGTRMIMKESGVDYNTAKNLLLKYGNVRKALAQIQLSAT; from the coding sequence ATGAGCAAAAATCTTAATTTGGAGGGGCTTTCAACCGAGGCCCCTTCCAATCATAATAATCTCGAAAAAAAGAGTCTATCCGAAATACTTCAAGGTATCAATCAGGAAGATAAAACTATTCCTTTTGCTGTGGAAAAAGCTATACCTCAAATTGAGGCTTTAGTTTCAGAAATAGTAGAAAGAATGAAAAATGGAGGGCGATTATTCTACATTGGTGCGGGTACAAGTGGTCGTCTGGGTATTTTAGATGCATCTGAATGCCCACCTACTTATGGTGTACCTCCCACTATGGTGGTGGGTATTATCGCCGGCGGAGATTTCGCCATAAGAAATGCTGTCGAAAATGCTGAAGATGATCCGCAACAAGCCTGGAAAGACCTTTCTGAGTACAATATTGGGCCAAATGACTCTGTAGTAGGTATTGCTGCCTCTGGCCGTACCCCCTATGTTGAAGGTGGTCTCAATGACGCTAACAAAAACGGACTACTTACTGGATGCATTGTTTGCAATGAAAACAGCCCGGTAGCCACTGAAGCTCAGTATCCTGTCGAAGTAGTTGTAGGTCCTGAATATGTGACAGGTTCTACCAGAATGAAATCTGGAACAGCCCAAAAATTGGTTTTGAATATGATTTCAACTTCCATCATGATTAAATTGGGAAAAGTGAAAGGTAATATTATGGTGGACATGCAACTTTCCAATGATAAACTGGTTGAAAGAGGTACCCGAATGATAATGAAAGAAAGCGGTGTAGATTACAATACAGCCAAAAATCTACTGCTTAAATATGGTAATGTCCGAAAAGCTTTGGCACAAATTCAACTTTCAGCCACCTGA
- a CDS encoding dipeptidase, producing MKDFIASNKQRYLNELFDFLRIPSVSADSKHKDDMLTAAEYIKGKLLEAGLDHAEICPTDGHPIVYAEKIIDPSLPTILTYGHYDVQPADPVELWNTPPFEPTIKITPVHPDGAIFARGSCDDKGQIYMHVKAIEAMNLHEGLPCNVKIMFEGEEEVGSENLGTFVKNNKEKLKADLILISDTSIIANDIPSVETGLRGLAYMEVEVTAANRDLHSGVYGGAVANPINVLAQMIASMHDENGKITVEGFYDKVVELTTEERDALESAPFDLEAYKKDLEIDEVTGEKGYTTRERASIRPTLDVNGIWGGYTGEGSKTVLPSKAFAKISMRLVPDQDWEEISELFTKHFNKIASPTVKVKVKKHHGGQPYVTPTDSIGYKAAYLALEEGFGKTPVPTRGGGSIPIVALFEQELGLKSILFGFGLDSDALHSPNEHYGVFNFMKGIETIPLFYKYYSQLLNEQKS from the coding sequence ATGAAAGATTTCATCGCTTCAAACAAACAAAGATACCTTAACGAACTTTTCGATTTCTTAAGAATACCCTCAGTTAGTGCCGATTCAAAGCACAAAGACGACATGCTCACCGCAGCCGAATATATTAAAGGAAAATTGCTTGAAGCAGGGCTCGACCATGCTGAAATTTGCCCAACTGACGGTCATCCGATTGTTTATGCAGAAAAAATAATTGACCCTTCTCTTCCCACAATCCTTACTTACGGTCACTATGATGTGCAACCGGCTGATCCGGTAGAGCTTTGGAATACACCGCCATTTGAGCCTACCATAAAAATCACACCTGTTCACCCTGATGGTGCCATTTTCGCCCGTGGATCATGTGATGACAAAGGTCAAATATACATGCATGTAAAAGCCATAGAAGCTATGAACTTGCATGAAGGTCTTCCATGTAATGTAAAAATAATGTTTGAAGGGGAGGAAGAAGTTGGCTCTGAAAACCTGGGGACTTTTGTAAAAAATAATAAAGAAAAACTAAAAGCCGATTTAATTCTGATTTCAGATACTTCTATCATAGCCAATGACATACCTTCGGTTGAAACCGGCCTGAGAGGACTTGCGTACATGGAAGTTGAAGTCACTGCTGCCAACAGAGACCTTCATTCAGGAGTTTATGGCGGAGCAGTTGCCAATCCTATCAATGTTTTGGCCCAGATGATAGCCTCCATGCATGACGAAAACGGTAAAATCACTGTTGAGGGTTTTTATGATAAAGTAGTAGAACTGACAACCGAAGAAAGAGATGCACTTGAATCTGCTCCGTTTGATCTGGAGGCTTACAAAAAAGACCTTGAAATCGACGAAGTAACCGGAGAAAAAGGCTATACAACCCGTGAGCGGGCATCCATACGTCCGACATTGGATGTAAACGGAATATGGGGAGGATATACAGGTGAAGGATCAAAGACTGTGTTACCTTCAAAAGCATTTGCCAAAATATCTATGAGATTGGTACCAGATCAGGATTGGGAAGAAATTTCTGAGCTCTTTACCAAACATTTTAATAAAATAGCTTCTCCAACGGTAAAAGTAAAGGTAAAAAAACATCACGGAGGTCAACCTTATGTTACTCCTACAGATTCTATCGGGTACAAAGCTGCATATTTAGCACTTGAAGAAGGTTTTGGTAAAACACCGGTTCCAACACGTGGAGGAGGAAGTATCCCAATTGTGGCACTATTTGAGCAAGAATTGGGGTTAAAGTCAATCCTTTTTGGTTTTGGTCTGGACTCTGATGCACTACATTCGCCAAATGAACACTACGGTGTTTTTAATTTTATGAAAGGTATTGAGACCATTCCGTTGTTTTATAAGTACTATTCTCAGTTGTTAAATGAGCAAAAATCTTAA
- a CDS encoding S9 family peptidase, producing MKSSVKLIAFVLLPILTMAQLKYPETKKTEQIDNYHGTEVKDTYRWLEDDKSEETASWVKAQNEVTFDYLSMIPYRKQIQDRLEKVYNYPKYSAPSKKHEWFYFYKNDGLQNQSVLYRQQGLEGTPEVVMDANKLSPDGTTRLMQFNISKDGNYAAYALSKGGSDWMEVFIMDLKTLKTLDDKLEWVKISGLAWQGKGFYYSRYPKPEGSALAAKNENHQVWFHTVGTTQEKDELMYQDPANGQRFHTLSTSEDEQFAFLYVSDRGKGLDGNALFYKSKDQKEFSPVVKEITNSSFSFIENVNGKFIVQTNDKAPNEKLLLFDPKTSKFSDFIAEKPEPLQGAGTAGGKLFLNYLKDVTTRIYVYNLNGKLENEVKLPGLGTAGGFGGEKTDKFVFYSFTSFTFPPTIYRYDIATKKSSVFRNPEVDFKADDFETKQVFYTSKDGTNVPMFITYKKGVKLNGKNPTLLYGYGGFNVSLNPAFSPLLIPFLEYGGVYAQANLRGGSEYGEKWHEQGMKLKKQNVFDDFIAAGEYLIANKYCDSEHLALRGGSNGGLLVGAVINQRPDLAKVAIPQVGVMDMLRFHKFTIGWNWIADYGSADNAEEFKVLYGYSPLHNIKSGVNYPATLVTTADHDDRVVPAHSFKYTAELQAKAAESTKNPLLIRIDTNSGHGASNTKKNLETMADIYGFIFWNMGVRELR from the coding sequence ATGAAATCATCAGTTAAACTCATAGCATTTGTATTACTACCAATATTAACAATGGCTCAATTAAAATATCCTGAAACCAAAAAAACAGAACAAATCGACAACTACCATGGCACTGAGGTAAAAGACACTTATCGCTGGTTGGAAGACGATAAGTCGGAAGAAACCGCCTCATGGGTGAAAGCCCAGAACGAGGTCACTTTTGATTACCTTTCCATGATTCCCTATCGTAAGCAGATTCAGGATCGCCTCGAAAAAGTTTATAATTATCCCAAATATTCGGCTCCATCAAAAAAGCACGAATGGTTTTATTTTTACAAAAATGATGGCCTGCAAAATCAGTCGGTTTTGTATCGTCAACAAGGACTCGAAGGCACACCTGAAGTTGTGATGGATGCCAATAAACTATCGCCTGATGGCACTACTAGGCTGATGCAGTTTAATATTTCTAAAGATGGAAATTACGCAGCCTATGCCCTTTCAAAAGGCGGCTCTGACTGGATGGAAGTTTTTATTATGGATTTGAAAACTTTAAAAACTCTTGACGATAAGCTCGAATGGGTGAAAATTTCGGGCCTTGCCTGGCAGGGGAAAGGTTTTTATTATAGCCGATATCCCAAGCCTGAAGGCAGTGCTCTTGCGGCCAAAAACGAGAACCATCAGGTGTGGTTTCATACAGTAGGCACTACTCAGGAAAAAGACGAGCTGATGTATCAGGATCCGGCTAACGGACAGCGTTTTCATACTTTGAGTACTTCTGAAGATGAGCAGTTTGCGTTTTTGTACGTAAGCGATCGTGGGAAAGGACTTGACGGCAATGCACTTTTTTATAAATCCAAAGATCAAAAAGAATTTAGCCCGGTTGTTAAGGAAATCACAAATTCTTCTTTTTCTTTTATTGAAAATGTGAATGGGAAATTCATAGTTCAAACCAACGACAAAGCACCGAACGAAAAGCTACTTTTGTTTGATCCCAAAACCAGTAAATTCTCTGATTTTATTGCTGAAAAACCTGAGCCATTGCAAGGTGCTGGCACGGCTGGTGGCAAGCTTTTCCTCAATTATCTGAAAGATGTAACCACGAGAATTTATGTTTATAATCTGAATGGAAAACTTGAAAACGAAGTAAAACTACCGGGCCTAGGCACCGCAGGAGGTTTTGGTGGTGAGAAAACCGATAAGTTTGTGTTTTATTCGTTTACTTCTTTTACATTTCCGCCAACAATTTACCGGTATGACATCGCAACAAAGAAAAGCTCGGTATTCCGTAATCCTGAAGTAGATTTTAAGGCCGATGATTTTGAAACCAAACAAGTTTTTTATACTTCGAAAGATGGTACAAATGTGCCCATGTTTATTACCTACAAAAAAGGGGTTAAACTCAATGGAAAAAACCCAACTTTGCTATACGGCTATGGTGGGTTTAATGTGAGTTTGAATCCTGCATTCAGTCCGCTTTTGATTCCTTTTCTTGAGTACGGGGGCGTATATGCTCAAGCCAACCTGCGTGGTGGTTCGGAATATGGCGAAAAATGGCATGAACAAGGCATGAAGCTCAAAAAGCAGAATGTTTTTGATGATTTTATAGCTGCCGGCGAATATCTGATTGCCAACAAATATTGTGATTCGGAGCATTTAGCTCTTCGTGGAGGCTCCAATGGTGGGCTGCTCGTTGGGGCGGTTATCAATCAAAGGCCCGATTTGGCCAAAGTAGCAATCCCACAAGTGGGCGTAATGGACATGTTGCGTTTCCACAAATTTACCATCGGTTGGAACTGGATTGCCGACTATGGCTCTGCCGACAATGCCGAAGAATTCAAAGTGCTTTATGGCTATTCGCCTTTGCACAATATCAAATCAGGTGTAAACTATCCGGCTACTTTGGTAACTACCGCCGACCACGACGACCGTGTAGTGCCAGCCCACTCGTTTAAATACACCGCCGAGCTGCAAGCCAAAGCTGCCGAAAGCACCAAAAATCCTTTGTTAATACGCATTGATACCAACTCAGGCCACGGTGCTTCCAACACCAAGAAAAACCTCGAAACCATGGCTGACATCTATGGATTTATCTTTTGGAATATGGGGGTGCGGGAGTTGAGGTAA
- a CDS encoding WG repeat-containing protein, with protein sequence MKKFFTLFFLLPFFLNAQQVAKYSKILPENELGLRKVELFNGRYGYINQKEKEVIPPVYISISDFNNGVIWAQSEDRKFHVLDSKNTELVPGNLTYCYFDGLKSDNLILNSDKLYGRFDTKKKSVIIPIEFQSIYSLKDSKEITYFRAYKNQFFGVFDTDGKEIIPFKYSKLDQIYGSDLLIAQSGENFGVINLENKTLIPFQYKDLQIINNDNSKNHKFIVKKVTKSGVVNNQNEIIIPFKYDNLSYVNLGYIATVNLKKGLINASQEWLIDPIYEDLSVSYLTSDEFSAKMPTGWGWTNFEKKTIVPFVYNQPVEGFENGYARVIKNNKYGLVDRDGKEIIKPQYEYLRSFNDDGLAIFQINKKFGLIDKTNKIVAPPKYSDIDQLGRFGLNKVAIIDKTDGYGARKFGMIDSKGKEIIKPIYQTIGYVDDKGNFTAETFDNQIITFNYKGEKVESKAYEIIENLGSLKIAKSNLKYGLIDENEKVIIPFQYLNLSIIDYGHQYFKYLSFQDQSGKWGIVGYNGEVKLPAIYDGAFSLAGMGKYLITNKNGFFGVLDLNFKEKIPFVYSYVGVLNDEFLRASKSNKTGIIDLLGNEVLPLKYDEVYDLYKGTFMIKIGEMTGFYNSKTKYTSAIEFKNVYSINKGWIASKDSKYGVLSIKMETVIPFEYEKLESLEIPNFLVFLKNQKKGILGIENSVLLDANYDDIKYLSETFISIGINGKYGLFNIKTKKKWDLEYDKIEKMYLNDKEVFKVSKNAKIGLIDADNKEVVAKIYDEVRSYNSQYFQVRSGTKWGLLDLGGKEILKPKYSLISSVSNNRCVIKENSKFGVVDFLDKIIIQPTYDQIEITSNYNIKYKKGSKWGLCDQNGKVLTDPKYDEIGYFSNTNRARINMDGKFGLIDHTGMELISPIYEDLQEDNSSNITRVKSNGKWGIIDNACRQPIPPDFEEITSFHQDRARYKKNGKYGLVNKYGIILTDKLYDKIDFGESGYDYTGFYVVSLNNKMGYINTEGKETIPVQFENAYKFENNYAIIANEKKFGLINSKGKLVVPSKYDQLGSNTEGFLSFRLDNQWGVVDLHGNEILSAKYDEVNGYQNGKAIVRKGSKVGLIDISGKEIFPTIYSNLSMISFGLYVARKDSVFGLLSQQGETILDFNFQNIIADVDYLGNISIQKNDKWSVYNLVTGKILFDYKYDDQLYFREGFSKIKLNGYYGVIDLSGKIILPPKFDSIDEIYGDTIRAVENGVQIEFDKTGKKLN encoded by the coding sequence ATGAAAAAATTCTTTACACTTTTTTTTCTTCTTCCTTTCTTTTTAAATGCACAACAAGTTGCGAAATACTCCAAAATTTTACCCGAAAATGAGCTTGGCCTTAGAAAAGTGGAGCTTTTTAATGGCAGATATGGGTATATTAATCAAAAAGAAAAGGAGGTAATTCCCCCGGTTTACATAAGTATTAGTGATTTTAATAATGGAGTGATTTGGGCTCAAAGTGAGGATCGGAAATTTCATGTTTTGGATTCCAAAAATACCGAGTTGGTGCCTGGTAATCTAACATATTGCTACTTTGATGGTTTGAAAAGTGATAATCTGATATTAAATTCCGATAAACTCTATGGTCGTTTTGATACTAAAAAGAAATCAGTCATTATTCCAATAGAATTTCAAAGTATTTATAGCCTCAAGGATTCAAAAGAGATAACTTATTTTAGGGCTTATAAAAATCAGTTTTTTGGAGTGTTTGATACTGATGGAAAAGAAATTATCCCTTTCAAATACTCAAAATTAGATCAAATTTATGGCTCAGACTTATTAATAGCTCAATCAGGTGAGAATTTTGGTGTAATTAATTTGGAAAATAAAACTCTGATCCCTTTTCAGTATAAAGACTTACAAATAATAAACAATGATAATTCAAAAAATCATAAATTTATCGTAAAAAAAGTGACAAAAAGCGGTGTGGTAAATAATCAAAATGAAATCATAATACCATTCAAATATGATAATTTGTCGTATGTCAATTTGGGGTATATCGCCACTGTAAATTTAAAAAAAGGTCTAATAAATGCTAGTCAGGAGTGGCTGATCGATCCTATTTATGAAGATTTGTCTGTCAGTTATTTAACTTCTGATGAGTTTTCGGCAAAAATGCCAACGGGTTGGGGTTGGACCAACTTCGAAAAGAAAACAATAGTGCCATTTGTGTACAATCAACCGGTTGAAGGTTTTGAAAACGGTTATGCCAGAGTGATAAAAAACAATAAATATGGACTGGTAGATAGAGATGGGAAGGAAATTATTAAACCCCAGTATGAATATTTAAGATCATTTAATGATGATGGGTTGGCAATATTTCAGATAAATAAAAAATTTGGCTTAATTGACAAAACTAATAAAATAGTAGCTCCTCCAAAATATTCTGATATAGATCAATTAGGTAGATTTGGATTGAACAAAGTGGCTATAATTGATAAAACAGATGGCTATGGGGCAAGAAAATTTGGAATGATTGACTCAAAAGGGAAAGAAATCATCAAGCCAATTTATCAGACAATCGGGTATGTTGATGACAAAGGAAACTTTACCGCAGAGACGTTTGATAACCAGATTATTACATTTAATTATAAAGGAGAAAAAGTTGAGAGTAAGGCTTACGAAATTATTGAAAATTTAGGAAGCCTGAAGATTGCCAAAAGCAATTTAAAATACGGATTGATAGATGAAAATGAAAAGGTTATTATTCCATTTCAATACCTCAATCTGTCCATAATAGATTATGGACATCAGTACTTTAAGTACCTCTCTTTTCAGGATCAATCGGGCAAGTGGGGAATAGTTGGTTATAACGGAGAAGTAAAACTTCCCGCAATTTACGATGGGGCTTTTAGCTTGGCTGGTATGGGAAAATATCTTATAACCAATAAAAATGGTTTTTTTGGTGTATTAGATCTCAATTTTAAAGAAAAAATACCGTTTGTATATTCCTATGTTGGAGTCCTTAATGATGAATTTCTTAGAGCCTCTAAAAGTAACAAAACTGGCATTATTGACTTACTGGGGAATGAAGTTTTACCTTTAAAGTATGATGAAGTTTATGATTTATATAAAGGTACATTTATGATAAAAATTGGAGAAATGACTGGTTTTTATAATTCAAAAACTAAATACACATCTGCAATTGAATTTAAAAATGTTTATAGTATTAACAAAGGTTGGATTGCGTCCAAAGATTCTAAATATGGAGTACTTTCAATAAAAATGGAGACTGTGATCCCCTTTGAATATGAAAAACTGGAATCGTTAGAAATTCCAAACTTCCTTGTATTTCTCAAAAATCAAAAAAAAGGCATTTTAGGTATTGAAAATTCGGTTTTGCTTGATGCCAATTATGATGATATAAAATATTTATCTGAGACATTTATTTCTATCGGTATTAATGGTAAATATGGGCTTTTCAATATAAAAACTAAAAAGAAATGGGATCTGGAGTATGATAAAATCGAAAAAATGTATTTAAACGACAAGGAGGTATTTAAGGTTTCAAAAAATGCAAAAATAGGCTTGATTGATGCTGATAATAAAGAAGTTGTTGCTAAAATATACGATGAAGTCAGAAGTTATAATTCTCAATACTTTCAGGTCAGATCTGGCACAAAATGGGGCTTACTTGATCTCGGTGGTAAAGAAATCTTAAAACCAAAATATTCGCTTATTAGCTCCGTTTCCAACAACAGATGCGTAATTAAAGAAAATAGTAAATTTGGAGTGGTTGATTTTTTAGATAAAATAATAATTCAGCCTACTTATGACCAGATTGAGATCACTTCAAACTATAACATTAAATACAAAAAAGGTTCAAAATGGGGACTCTGTGACCAAAATGGGAAAGTTTTAACAGATCCCAAATATGATGAAATCGGATATTTTTCAAATACAAATCGTGCCAGAATAAACATGGATGGCAAATTTGGTTTAATAGATCATACCGGAATGGAGCTTATTTCACCAATTTATGAAGACTTACAGGAAGACAATAGCTCAAATATCACACGTGTAAAGTCAAATGGTAAATGGGGTATCATAGATAACGCTTGCAGGCAGCCTATTCCCCCTGATTTTGAAGAGATTACCTCTTTCCATCAAGATAGAGCAAGGTATAAAAAAAACGGAAAGTATGGACTTGTTAATAAATACGGAATTATTCTTACTGATAAACTATATGACAAAATTGACTTTGGTGAATCGGGCTATGACTACACTGGGTTTTATGTAGTATCTCTAAATAATAAAATGGGCTACATTAATACGGAAGGTAAGGAGACCATTCCGGTGCAATTTGAAAATGCCTACAAGTTTGAAAATAATTATGCTATCATTGCAAATGAAAAAAAGTTTGGCTTGATCAATTCCAAAGGAAAATTGGTAGTCCCTTCAAAATATGACCAATTGGGCTCCAATACCGAAGGATTCCTGAGCTTCAGATTAGATAATCAATGGGGTGTAGTTGATTTGCATGGAAATGAAATCCTTTCAGCAAAATATGATGAAGTCAACGGATATCAAAATGGGAAAGCAATAGTAAGAAAGGGTTCAAAAGTAGGTCTGATTGATATATCAGGAAAGGAAATTTTTCCAACAATATATTCAAATTTGAGTATGATTTCATTTGGTTTGTATGTTGCCCGGAAAGATTCAGTATTTGGCTTGCTCAGTCAGCAGGGTGAAACAATTCTTGATTTTAACTTTCAAAATATAATTGCTGACGTCGATTACCTAGGTAATATATCTATCCAAAAAAACGACAAATGGTCTGTTTATAATCTTGTTACAGGTAAAATACTATTTGACTATAAATATGATGACCAACTGTATTTCAGGGAAGGGTTTTCAAAAATTAAACTAAATGGGTATTATGGTGTAATTGATTTAAGTGGAAAAATAATATTACCTCCAAAATTTGATTCGATAGACGAAATCTATGGTGATACCATAAGAGCAGTGGAAAATGGAGTACAGATTGAATTTGATAAAACTGGAAAGAAATTAAACTAA
- a CDS encoding sugar phosphate isomerase/epimerase — MKRRDFIAKSAFAFAGSSLLTTDVFAAKKAKHLVGVQLYSVRDDMSKDPLGTLKKVAEMGYKNVEHANYVNQKFYGWTAKEFRKVLDDLGLIMPSGHTVFGKGHWDESKKDFTDGWKKTVEDAAICGQKYVVSPWLDISYRRDFEQLKAFMDIFNKNGELCKASGMKFGYHNHDFEFSLKLSSVKVYDIMLQNTDPNLVAQQLDIGNMYGGGGRAVELLNQYPGRFELMHVKDEIKANSEGNTYESTILGAGVIGVKEVIDLGKKIGGTTQFIIEQESYQGKAPIDCIKEDLKIMKKWKY; from the coding sequence ATGAAAAGAAGAGATTTTATTGCAAAAAGTGCTTTCGCATTTGCCGGAAGCAGCCTGCTCACTACTGATGTTTTTGCTGCAAAAAAAGCAAAACATTTGGTGGGAGTTCAACTATATTCTGTCAGAGATGACATGAGTAAAGACCCACTTGGAACTCTGAAAAAAGTTGCTGAAATGGGCTACAAAAACGTAGAACATGCCAATTATGTCAACCAGAAATTTTACGGATGGACTGCAAAAGAGTTCAGGAAAGTTTTGGATGATTTGGGACTGATAATGCCTTCGGGTCATACCGTTTTTGGCAAAGGGCATTGGGACGAATCGAAAAAAGACTTTACGGATGGTTGGAAAAAAACTGTAGAAGATGCGGCGATTTGCGGCCAAAAATATGTGGTTAGCCCCTGGCTTGATATTTCTTATCGCCGGGACTTTGAACAGCTAAAAGCTTTCATGGATATTTTTAATAAAAACGGAGAACTCTGCAAAGCAAGCGGAATGAAATTTGGCTATCATAACCATGACTTTGAATTCAGTCTGAAACTAAGTTCAGTCAAAGTTTATGACATTATGCTACAGAATACAGACCCTAATTTGGTGGCTCAGCAGCTCGACATCGGTAATATGTATGGTGGTGGAGGCCGTGCAGTTGAACTTTTAAACCAATATCCGGGCAGGTTTGAGTTAATGCACGTGAAAGATGAGATTAAGGCAAATTCCGAAGGAAATACTTATGAAAGTACTATACTGGGTGCAGGTGTGATAGGAGTTAAAGAGGTAATTGATTTAGGTAAAAAAATCGGAGGTACCACTCAGTTTATAATTGAGCAGGAATCATATCAAGGTAAAGCACCCATTGATTGCATAAAAGAAGACCTTAAAATCATGAAAAAATGGAAATATTAA